In Salinibaculum sp. SYNS191, the genomic window CGTCGTAGCCGTCGTTGAGGATGACGTAGGTGACGACGGCAGTCCCGGTGGTGTCGTCCGATGCGCCGATGGCGACGGCGGCGTTGACCGCCTCGTGTTCGATGAGCGCGCCCTCGACCTCCGCGGGGCCGACCTTCCGGCCGGCGACGTTGAGCACGTCGTCCGCGCGGCCGAGCAGGAACCAGAAGCCGTCCTCGTCCTTCTGGGCCCAGTCGCCGTGGTCCCACATGTCCTCGAAGGTCGACCAGTACTCCTCCAGGTAGCGCTCGTCGCCCGACCACAGCGACTTCGTCATCGACGGCGCGGAGGACTTGCAGACCAGATACCCCTTCTCGTGGGTGTCCGCGATGGACTCGCCGCTGGCGTCCACGATGTCGACGTCCATGCCCAGCGCCGGCCCGCCGAGCGTGCCGGGCTTCAGCGAGTGCAGGGGCGTCGGCTGGAGGAAGCAGCCGAAGATTTCGGTCCCGCCGGAGATGTTCATGATGGGGGCCTCGCCCCGGCCGATTTTGTTCAGGAACCAGACCCAGGAGTCGGGGTCCCAGGGCTCGCCCGTCGAGCCGAGCAGGCGGAGGCTGGAGAGGTCGTGGCCCTCCAGCCACTCGTCGCCGTGTTTCTGGAGCGCGCGGATGGCCGTCGGCGAGATGCCGAAGGTCGTCAGGGCGTGGTCGTCTATCATCCGCCAGAACCGGTCGGGTTCGGGTTCGTCCGGTGCGCCCTCGTAGAGGAAGATGGTGCCGCCGTGTGCGTGGTTGCCGATGAGCGTCCACGGCCCCATCATCCAGCCGATGTCGGAGACCCAGAAGAAGCGGTCCGAGGGCTTGTGGTCGAACGAGAAGTAGATCTCCTTCGCGGGCTGGACCAGGCCGCCCGCGTGCGTGTGGACGATACCCTTCGGCTTGCCGGTCGTCCCCGACGAGTACAGCAGCATCGACTCCTGGTCCGAGGGGAGCGATTTGGTCTCGTACTCGTCCGACTGGCTGCCGACGGCGTCGGCCCACCACTCGTCGCGGTCGTGCCAGGGCAGGTCGCTCTCGTCGGAGCCCAGCCGGTTGTAGACGATGGTGTGCTCGACGTGGCCGGCCTCCGCGATAGCGTCGTCGGCGGCCTCCTTGAGTTCG contains:
- a CDS encoding AMP-binding protein is translated as MPESTTELDDVLYEPSEAFVEESNVYAFMQEHDIEDFEDLHERTVSDVDGVDASGLDWFWDEVVDHLDLDFYEDYDQVRDASEGPQFTDWYVGGELNIAHNTVDRHARPDSETRNKVATIWEGEDGEVREVTYHELHQQTNRVANALEERGIGTGDTVGLYMPMVPEIVPLLYGCFKVGAIAVPIFSGFGVDATATRIEDAECSVLFTGDGFYRRGSTVELKEAADDAIAEAGHVEHTIVYNRLGSDESDLPWHDRDEWWADAVGSQSDEYETKSLPSDQESMLLYSSGTTGKPKGIVHTHAGGLVQPAKEIYFSFDHKPSDRFFWVSDIGWMMGPWTLIGNHAHGGTIFLYEGAPDEPEPDRFWRMIDDHALTTFGISPTAIRALQKHGDEWLEGHDLSSLRLLGSTGEPWDPDSWVWFLNKIGRGEAPIMNISGGTEIFGCFLQPTPLHSLKPGTLGGPALGMDVDIVDASGESIADTHEKGYLVCKSSAPSMTKSLWSGDERYLEEYWSTFEDMWDHGDWAQKDEDGFWFLLGRADDVLNVAGRKVGPAEVEGALIEHEAVNAAVAIGASDDTTGTAVVTYVILNDGYDESDALREKLRGQVGEDLGKPFRPREVLFVDEFPKTQSGKIVRRIIQSVYEGEQLGDLSSIENPDAIDGIDDAR